The sequence below is a genomic window from Felis catus isolate Fca126 chromosome A2, F.catus_Fca126_mat1.0, whole genome shotgun sequence.
CCCCCAGGGGCTGGCGCTGCCCGCTCAGGCTGGGCCTCTTCGCAGAGTCAGGGCGACAGCCCCTCAGCCATCCAGGGCTCCCGGTCTGGTCTTGGAGTCGTGCATGTGGGAGGCGGGCAGGGTTGGGCGCGCGGCACCCGGCCGCACGGAGATTAAAATTGCCTTGtgatttctctctgctctgccgGGGCCTGCCAGAGCTCAGAAGTAAGTCTCTCCCGGGGGTTGAGGGGTGCATGGTGCTCGCGGGGCAGGGGACACACCCAGGGCCGCTGGCGGATCACTGCCCGCTGGCCCCAGGAGGTGGCCAGGGTGCGTGTCCAGCGTGTGCAGCCTTCACCTAGGCCTGGGAGTCCAAGTTCCCGGGACATCCTGAATCGGGCCGCGTGGACGTGGCCAGAAGGTGGACGCTGTCGGGGGTGGCTTAGCCACCCGCCAGGCCCTGCTACCCCATGTGTGCTAGGAGGGAATGCGCAGCATGGGGCCCGACCCTACCTCCGCCCTCATCTCCCACCTTCTGCATGTCCCACAAGGCGaccctgggtggggtgggtgcatGAAGGGCCCCACTCCCCTGCAGCCTCCACCAACCCTGTCTACCCACCCCCCTGTCTGTCTCCCAGGCTCCGGAGTGTGAAGATTGAGCAGGGGAAGCTGAATGACCAGACCAACACTCTCGCCGACCTGGCCAAGGTGAGCcaggcggggctgggcagggtggCTCCCCAGGCCAGCAGGGGTGGTCAGGCCCCTCCGAAGGAGGATGGGAGACATTCAGTAAAGAACAGAGCCCGCCTCCTGCCCGGGGAGGAACAGTGCGGGGCACCGGTAGGGCAGACGGGGGACTCAGGCCGGGTCTGCAAGGCTCCACAGGGTCCACTTGTCAGAGAGAAGCTAGGAATCCACATCTGTAAGTAAACTACTTTTTTTTAGCGTTggcagctttttttcttttttaaaaccgtATCTAGTAAAATAGCTTTAAAGGGAtatcttttttgttaatgttgatttagttctgagagacagagcaggagaaggggaggggcggagagagaggaaaacacagaatcccaagcaggctgcaggctctgagccatcagcacagagcccaacgccgggctcgaacccatgaaccatgatcgTGACCCGTGGCAAAGTCGggcgcttcaccaactgagccacccgggcgcccctttaaTAAGAATATCTAATTAGTGGGCCACATGGGTGAAGTGGTCCTTTGTGTTTTAGGCATATCGACACCCAAGCTCCAAAATTCAAGagaaaatccaaattcttttgCTACGGATGGAAATTCAAATCCTGGCATCAGCAGAGAGCTGCTTTGCACGGCAATTAAACATCTTTCAGGAAATTGAAGCTGGTTGCAAGGGCTCTGTGAGATCAGTTTATGGTATACACCAATCTATTTGTTGGTCTTATTAGCAAGTCCTGCTCTTTGAATATCCGGCACACTGTTCTGAACCCCCTTCTGAGCAGTGGCATACCCTCCACGAATAGTTCATGTGTGAACTCTGCTCACTGGCTCCCTCCCCGAATCAGTTTAATTAGTCTGAGGTTAATTTAATATTATCTTCAGAAGATGCTTATAAGTCCCATCCTACTTCTAATACCCAGAGCGTTTCGGACTCATTCTCTTCATCATTGTCAAGAGAATGCGATATAATGTTAACCTACATAAATTTAATTTGGAAAGAGACATTATGGAGGAGGAAACATATTCTAGAACCCTGAAGAAATCATTCCGTTGGTAGTAGAGAGAACATAGTCCCAAAAGCATATGGAAAATCCTTGCCAAACTAATTTGATGTCGTGTGAGATAACGGCTATAAATACACACGAAATGCCTTTGAGACACTAGATATTATAATTTGGATTATCTCTATCACACTTCCTTCTGTTAGTACAGAtgactgaaatttgaatttttcaaagttatttaaaCCTTGCAATCACGGTAGTATACCCCGAGTACATTTGACAAAGCCTTCTTTGAAGGAAGGCTTTAACTGGATTGGATTATATGGGTTCCTGAGTGTTTTAATTTAACAAGGTTAAGATGTTTTCCAGTATTAAACTTGAATGCGCTCCTGCCCAAGGTTGCTGATTTAATTTGTGTATCTCTGATAAAAGTCACATGCGTattccaagttttaaaaaaatgtaaacctcagaggccaggaaaaaaaaaaaatcatcagaggGCTGGACGCCTCCAGATGTTGTCCTCTGGCCCTGGGGACCGCGGCCCTCTGAGGCATGGAGGTTGGAAGGGAGAGGCTAGGGGTGGAACGCAGCAAAATGCCGTGGTAGATGCCTCATCCTGTCCCCCTTCCATGgagcgggggggggtggggggggtggggggggttgggggctcTTTCCCCGCCTCAGCATCAATTCTCCCATCCCAGGCGGTGGCTGGGGAGTGGCTGTCCCCCTTGCGGGGGTGCCCAGCGCTTAGCTGAGGTTAGAGATGAGGAACGATGTTCTATCGCCACCTGGTGGCAGCATTGGCCCGCCACGTGGAGTGGCCAGCCTCCCCTCCCAGGGCCTTGGAGCGGTCCCTTCCCCAGTGTAGGGCGGGGCACGGGGAGGCGGTTCACAACTGACCTCCTCCCTCTCAGCCTTGGCCCCAGCCTGGAGCAGCGTCAGCCCCAAACCCCCTCCGGGCCTCTGGGCCGTGGTTCCCCTGGGTGAAGGCACCAcccaagaccccccccccccccctttggctGCCTGTCCAGGTGGCCAGTTGAACCCCTCAGGGCAGCTCTGACCACTTGTGCCCCCGGacctccctccaccttcccctgGCCTGCTGGCCCCCAGCCTGGCGTCCAAGACCTGTCTCTCCTCTTGTCTCTCCTTCTACCAGTTCCGGGGGCCCAGCAAGAGACCTGTGGCTCTGCCATGTCCTCACAGTTGTCCCTCACTTGGGTCCGCCTTCCTGGGCCCCCCCCAACTGGGGCTGGTCAACCATCTCTGCGcctggccctccctctctctcacttggcctctcctctctctcccgctctgtctctggCAGACTCAGAATGTCATGTACGACCTCATGTCCGAGCTGCACGCCCAGCACGAGGAGCTTGAGGCCCGCCTGGCTGCCCTCGAAAGCCGCCTGGACGCGCTGGGCGCCTCCCTGCAGGCCCTGCCCGGCCTCATCGCCCAAGCCATAcgcccgccacccccacccctgcctccccggCCTGGCCCCGGACCCCTGGACCAGGCAGCCCGGAGCCCCCCGTGCCGGTGGCCACCCATGGCCCCTTCAGACTGCGGGTGACACCCCTGCCCACCACCAGACCCCTCAATCTTGGCCATCGTGTGGCCGCCACGTCCACGCCATCCAGGAAGCCCTGTACAGTGGTGCCTCTTGGAGTTCAAGGAGCCGAAGCTGAGTTGGGCTGAGTGGACCAGGGCCCTCCCCACCCAGACCGTCTGGGCAGAAGGCAGGGCCGGACCGCAGGCGAGGGCAGGGGTGGGCCACCACCCGTTTCCTCCCTGAATGGAGCCGGGGGGAGCCAGGAGCTTCCTCTGGTCCCCTGGCCCCCTGGCTTTCCCCAGGCCCCCGGTGGGCACGGAGCAACCAGGAGAGGGGTCCTTGCCAGTTCTGAATAAAGCAGGACCCACCCAGTTGCTGCCTGTTTTGCATGGCTGGGGGACACTCATGACATGGGAGGTGGCCACCTGACTCCAGGTCCCAGAACGGATGTGGGGGTCTAGGCGAGCCCCTGCCATCACTGTTCTAGCCTGGTGGCCCCCCAAGCCGGAGCTCAGCTGGGTACACCTCCTGAGGACAGCAGCGGCAGTCCCCACTGGACCCAGCCCCGCCCTGCAGGAGGCAGCAGATAATCGAGACATCCTTCCCATTCTACCAGCCGAGTTTGCTGGAGCACCCACAGTGGACCAGGGTCCGGTGGGGAAGGTGACATGAGTAGGAGCACCATGTTCATTGGACCTGCCGTGGACAGGGACCATCACGTAAATCACCACACTTGGTCACCAGAACCTGGCCCCGGGCGGGGTGGGGAAACCGCGGGCCAGAGAAGTGAAGCCACCTGCCTGGGGCTGCAGAACGAGGAGGGCTGAGTCGGGATACAAACTCGGGGGCCCATGGGTCAAAGCGAAAAACCTCGGTGGAGGGTGCTGGAGCGGGGgggagtacaagtgggggagggtgtggTATGATCCCCGGGTTAGAGTGGCCCCCGGGGTGGGCTTGGGGCGGGCTGGAGTTCCCCTCCGGAACCTTCCCGGTTCTGGACGCAAGGAAAATCAGAAAGGTCCCTCCAGGCCTTGGGCTCAGTGTGCTGTGGTGAGGCAGGGGTGGCAGGCGCTTGGCAGCTGCTGGGCTCTGGGTATAGCAGGGAGATGGTGGCCTGGCCCCTGGGAGGCTAGTCCTGGCCCAGCTGAGAGCCTCAGGTCCTGGCAGCCTCTGATAAAGAGCTCAGCAACCTGGCTCAGCAGATAACGTGGGTGCAAGATCGAGAAGAGTGGGGACGTGCCCATGGGCTCCAGACCGGAGTTGGGAGTCCTGACTAGCAGGGCTGGGTGCTACCGGGCAGAGGCTGCCCCCCTgtgggggcctcagtttccctctctgtaagATGGGCTGAGGAGAATAGGGCACAGTGCCCAGCTTTGGGGATCACCTAGTCGGAGGGAGGAGGCACGGTAAACAGCACTCAGACAGAGACCAGAGCCATAAAGAAATCAACAAGGCAGAGTATGACTAGGGGactctgaggaagtgacatttgggCGTGGGCGGGGCGgaggttgcgggggggggggggggtagttggGAGAGCCCATCTGGGGAAGGGCGTTCCTAGTAGGGGACTGGTCAGTGCAAAGGCCAAGAGGCAAGACCTGAGTTCGGGGGGTTTGGAGGACAGTCAGGAGGTGGCACGGAGACCAGAGTGGGAGGCTGGGTCGGTTCCCGGGGCCAAAGGTGCCGGGTAGGGGCCAGATGAAACCGCAAGATAGCCCGGTGGCTGCCTCCGCTCCGGGCCAGCCACATCCGCCCCCGCCCGCCTCTGACTCAACGGCGCCGACCCTGCAAAAACAGGGCCCGCCCCGCGCCGGGGGGGTGGCAAAGTCAACAGCGCGGGCACGCGGGCGGCACGTCCCCGGCGGCCCCGGGCGCGTCACGGGGGCGGCCGCGGAGGACCAGGAAGTCGGCGGCCGACGCGCCCGCCGGGGGTGGGGGACCCGGGGCGCCCGCACGAGTTCGCGGAAGCCGGAGGAAGCTCGGGGGCGACCGGCGCCGCGAGGAAGGGCGCTGAGCCGCGGGAGGGCCTCGGGCGCACCCCGGCCGCGCGCCCGGTCGCTGGGCGCGGGGGCCGTCCTCCCAGCGGGGTGCCGCGTCCCCGCCGTGCGCCCGGGCCTGCGCCATGCGCCCCGGGGGCGTGCGAAGCTTCGCGCTGGAGCTGGCCCGGGGCCCCGGCGGCGCGTACCGCGGCGGGGAGCGGCTATGCGGCCGGGTGCTGCTGGAGGCGGCGGCGCCTCTGCGGGTGAGAGCGCTGGAGGTGGCGGCACGCGGCGGGGCGGCGACGCACTGGCTCGAGGGCCGAAGCGTGGGTGTCAACGCGGTTTCCAGCGACTACGCTGCTGCCGAGACGTACCTGCGGCGGCGGCAGCTGCTGCTCCGAGGTGAGCCtctcagccccccgcccccactcccggCTGGGATCCCCTGGGACCCTCGCCCCAGATCTGGGCGCTCTACTCCAGTGCGGGGAGAGTTTCAGTTTAGAGGCTGTGTGGTCGAGTGACCTTTCTTAAGTAGTGGGGACCTCCTCCCCAGGGTCTTGACCCTCCCACAGGACACCTACCCACCTACCCCCCTCCCAAACCAAATCCTCTTTCCCAGGAAAGAGACACCCCCCCCTTTACAGGGGGTGtctgggcaccccccccccgacAGAGCTGGGAAAACCCTCCACCTAAAGGCTATGCGCGGGACCCTACCCCCCCCATCCAGAGTTTGGAGAACCCCTGGGTGGAGTCGGGACATCCTTCTCTCTGGACCCCAGGATCTCCTTTTAACTCCAGATTTGGGTCCCTGATTTCCCAAAGAAGACCCCCATCTCCCGCGCCTTCAGTTTACCCCCAGTGTTTGCAGGAACCAGTTCTAACCCGGGTTGGGAGTTCTGGTGATAGCTGCAGGTAGGTTTGCATcccaaagagagaggagacttGGGGTGGGGACAGATCGGGCTGGGAAGACTTCCAGCTCTGAACCTCAGCCCCCCACATTTAGGCCAACACAGAGAGTCAGGAGCAGGCCAGGGGCGAGCCCCGGCAGTGAGCTATGTTTGCTGTGGAGGATGTTGGCTTCCTGGGTCCGCCAAACCCCTTCGGCTAAGCCAGACTTCACTAtactcttctgtgaaatgggcagaggaaagagGCAGCTCAGACCTGGTTTCCCACCTATGGCCCCCTTTTTTCCAAGCAGATGCTTTGCCCACAGCCTTTCAGTCTTGTCTCAACGCCCTAGGTGCAGGCTCTCCCCTTACTAGCTGTGGAAACCCAGACCTCAAGGGCCCTAGGGCGGGACAggaagggcccccccccccaggcacttCCCTTCCCCTGAGGTTCAAGGGAAGTTGGGGCTGGTCTCACCCCTGGTTCCACTCACCAGCTGCTTCATTAAGACACTGCAGGGGTGAAGCTTGCAGAACTGCTGGGTAGCCTCAGGTGAGGCCCTGCCCTTCTGTGGGCCTCTGGGgacccatctgtgaaatggactcACCTCATCCGCCATCTCCTCCTGGGCTTATAGCCTCCAGGGCTCCACTTGGCCCTGGTGGGCGGGGGGAAGGTACTAGCCCTTCATTTTGGTCTCAGAGTCCCCTCTTCCGTGCAGACCCCCCAAGCTGATCACTGCGTCTaccgcctctgcccctcccttacgtACTGTTCTGACCCCAATGCCCCTGTGGCCACTCTGGCTGCAGGTTACCGTGTCCGGTTATGATTTCCTCCCACTGGGGCTTCCGAGGCCTCAGGGCTGGTCCCAGGGTCGTCTGAGGGCCCCTCAAAGGTGGCCGCCAGGGTAGTGGGTAGGTTCGAGCAGCTGCTCATCTCGCTGCCAGCAGAGGGCGCCGGTGCCCTGCAGACCGCCAAGAGGAAACTGCCTTAGAAACTCTCCTGGAGGTTCTtctctgaggaaactgaggcccagagaggagtcCTACCGTCTCGAGGGCACACCGCAGCCCTGACCCTAGGGGTTCCTGGGACGTCCCTTCCACTCGGTTGTCTGGGAGGGGACTGGGGCCcgggtgaggggcggggggggggtgctgccaGGAGTGGGCACAAGGACGCCTAGGGGGTTTGTAGGAGTTTGCTGGGGGCTGCAAATTGGGACAGGAACATCGAGAGTTGGGAACAGCCTGGGCAAAAGCGCCGAGGTGCGACAGAGTGGCGGCTTGTGGGGAGTGGGTTGATGACGTGGGAGCAAGGCTCTGGGAGAGGTCGAGCATGGGCTACACAGTGATTCAAGGCCCGACATTCTGAGGTCAGGACTGATTTTCTTCCAGCTCTACAAACATGGAAACTTAGGTTTTAAGAGATTGTCACTAGCCCGGGGTCACCCAGCTAAGCGGGATTCTAATCAGAAGAGGGGGCGGGCGCCCAAGCAGAGGAGGGCCCCACGCACTTCCTCCTCCTTCCGCCATCACTTACAGgcgaaactgaggcccagggtaGTCCTGGGCACTCAAGGCCCCGATTGGGTCCAGCCCATCCCACACCCCTCTAGCTCGGGGCTGGACGTGTCTTGAGTCAATCTGAAAGTGGTGGCCAGTTGATGATTAAACCTAGTGCCAGAATGCTCTTGCTGGGTAACTTCAAGCCCGGGACCCGCTTCCGGCCCTGTTTCCCCTCTTTACCCCCGGGGTCTTCGAGAGACCGGCTCTGGCCCCCGATGCTTCAGTTTCACCGAGGGTAGAGGGCAGGCAGCTGGGGCGTTTTGAGGTTTTGTTCCACGCCTGGGAGGAGCCACGCCCCTCGCCGCGCCATTGGTGTGGTCctttgtgggggtggggcctgtgtctcgccccgccccgcccctcccgccgtATAAAGGCAGCGCCGGCGCCGGGCTCACAGGAATTTCTGGCCTGGTCCGCAAGTGCGCCTGCGCACGTTGGGCCGGTTCGAGTTCTGAAGCTGTAGCCTCGGCGCCTCGCGCCGCCGTGCCGCCGTGCCGCCGCGTCGCGGGTTCGAGGCCAGGGTCTGCGCGTCGCGGGTTCGCATCCCGACCGCGATGCTGTTCGACAAGGTGAAGGCGTTCGTGGTGCAGCTGGATGGCGCGAGCGCGGGCGCCGAGCCGGTGTTCAGCGGCGGCCAGGCCGTTGCCGGCCGAGTGCTGCTGGAGCTGGCGGGCCCGGCGCGCGTGGGCTCCCTGAAGCTGCGCGCGCGGGGCCGCGCCCACGTGCACTGGACCGAGTCGCGCAGCGCCGGCTCGAGCACCGCGTACACGCAGAGCTACAGCGAGCGTGTGGAGGTCGTGAGCCACCGTGCCACGCTACTCGCGCCAGGTACCGGCCGGCGACCCCAACGCGGCGCACGTGCTGCGCGCTCCTGGAACCTGGCGCGGCCGCCGAGCCTCCCCTTCTGGCTTTTACTTGCAGACACCGGAGAGACCACGACGCTGCCTCCCGGGCGCCACGAGTTCCCGTTCAGCTTCCAGCTGCCTCCGTAAGTCTTACGGTGTCTGGGGCGCAGGATTGCAGGGGAATCCCTAAGCCTGCTGCTGCTTTCAGGTTTAGGGCTCCACTGCTCTGTATCTGGGGACCCTCGAAACCCCAGCACCCCAGCACTGCTCCCCTGGGGGAGGATCCTCCGGGTCTCTGCCTCTCATCCTAAGTCTCTGGGGCCACCCCCAACTTGTATCTCGCCCCCTGAAgtcccttccctccatctccccgcccccccccccccaggaccctgGTGACGTCATTCGAGGGTAAACATGGCAGTGTCCGATACTGCATCAAGGCCACCCTGCACCGGCCCTGGGTCCCTGCCCGCCGGGCAAGGAAGGTATTTACTGTCATAGAGCCCGTGGACATCAACACGCCTGCCCTGCTGGTGAGCGGCTGTTCCaggggaggtgggatgggagCGTTGCAGGTGGGGGCCTGGCTGCTGGGTGACCCCGACGGGCTCCTCACCCCCTTCACTTCCTTCACAAAGTGGGAAATCACTGCGGGGCCCTGGCAGGAAGGGAGGCAGGCGTGGGGATGCCTTTGGAGTCCAGTGGAGCTGGGTGCAGATCCCACCTGCACCAATAATCTGTGTGGCTCTAGACAAGTAtctcaccctctctgagcctcggagggctccatctgtgaaatagggGACCGCCAGGACTTGCGATGATAATGGTTTTTTGAGCACTGATTGTATACTAAGCGATTAGCTCGTTCATCACATTTTCAGCCTTCTGAGATGGGTTTTATCTGCGGCTGTCTGTTACGGGTGGTTATGAAGAACCCAGGAATGCTGCCCCAAATCCCCCCTCTGCTGGGGGTGGTCGGGAAGCTCTTGGGGCGGGGTCTTTGGTTTGCACAAAGTGACCTGttcctgtccctctcctctgccccaccaGGCCCCTCAGGCGGGAGCTCTGGAGAAAGTCGCCCGATCGTGGTACAGCAGTCGTGGCCTTGTCTCCCTCTCGGCCAAGATTGACCGAAAGGGCTATACGCCAGGTACCAGGCGAGCGGAGCTGGTTGGGGAAGAGGGCCGACATCAGAGCtgcagacggggaaactgaggccacccCCCCTCCTTCCCGCTCCCCACTGCAGGTGAGGTAATCCCCGTCTTCGCCGAGATCGACAACGGCTCCACGCGCCCAGTGCTGCCTCGGGCAGCAGTGGTCCAGACGCAGACCTTCATGGCCCGAGGTGCCCGCAAGCAGAAGCGAGCAGTGGTGGCCAGTCTCTCGGGCGAGCCCGTGGGCCCCGGGCGGCGGGCGCTGTGGCAGGGCCGGGCGCTGCGGATCCCCCCCGTGGGTCCTTCCATCCTGCACTGCCGGGTGCTACATGTGGACTATTCCCTCAAGGTAGATTGCCCCGTCGGTCCTAGGAGGCAGAGGCGGCTGTATCTGCTCTGTTCTCCAGACTGGGGTTCCCCCGAGGCTGCCTGGGGGCCCTCCCTCACGGTCTGTCCCTCCAGGTCTGCGTGGACATCCCTGGCACCTCCAAGTTGCTCCTGGAGCTGCCGCTGGTCATCGGCACCATCCCCCTGCACCCTTTCGGCAGCCGCTCGTCCAGCGTGGGCAGCCGTGCCAGCTTCCTGCtggactgggggctgggggccctgcCAGAGCGACCCGAGGGTGAGCTCCCCGTCCCGCTgtccgggggctgggggggcggaGAGGCGGGCGCCAGGCTgaccctccccgcctcccccggcCTCAGTGGCCACGTCTGTGAAAGTACACAGTAACGATCGCGTCGGTGGCCCCAGATCCCCCCGCAGAATCTCATCCTGAGGGCACACCGCCCGGCAGCCCCAGGATTGGCGCACGCCGGCTCCTGGCCGTTGTCCCCGATTCTGGGGCTCCCCTTTCCCGCCGGCCTCACCCACCCTGTCTCTCACTTGCAGCTCCTCCCGAGTACTCAGAGGTGGTGGCAGGTGGGGAGGCGGCGGCCGCGGGGCAGAGTCCCTTTCCACCGCTGCAGGACGCCGACGTGAACCTTGAAGGCCCCTTCTTCGCCTATATCCAGGAGTTCCGctaccgccccccacccctgtacTCCGAGGTGAGCTTGGGGGTCCGAGAAGCCTCTCCAGGCCCTGGGAgcccgggtgggggtgggactCGG
It includes:
- the ARRDC2 gene encoding arrestin domain-containing protein 2 isoform X3; this translates as MRPGGVRSFALELARGPGGAYRGGERLCGRVLLEAAAPLRVRALEVAARGGAATHWLEGRSVGVNAVSSDYAAAETYLRRRQLLLRDTGETTTLPPGRHEFPFSFQLPPTLVTSFEGKHGSVRYCIKATLHRPWVPARRARKVFTVIEPVDINTPALLAPQAGALEKVARSWYSSRGLVSLSAKIDRKGYTPGEVIPVFAEIDNGSTRPVLPRAAVVQTQTFMARGARKQKRAVVASLSGEPVGPGRRALWQGRALRIPPVGPSILHCRVLHVDYSLKVCVDIPGTSKLLLELPLVIGTIPLHPFGSRSSSVGSRASFLLDWGLGALPERPEAPPEYSEVVAGGEAAAAGQSPFPPLQDADVNLEGPFFAYIQEFRYRPPPLYSEEDPNPPSEAMRPRSMTC
- the ARRDC2 gene encoding arrestin domain-containing protein 2 isoform X2 yields the protein MLFDKVKAFVVQLDGASAGAEPVFSGGQAVAGRVLLELAGPARVGSLKLRARGRAHVHWTESRSAGSSTAYTQSYSERVEVVSHRATLLAPDTGETTTLPPGRHEFPFSFQLPPTLVTSFEGKHGSVRYCIKATLHRPWVPARRARKVFTVIEPVDINTPALLAPQAGALEKVARSWYSSRGLVSLSAKIDRKGYTPGEVIPVFAEIDNGSTRPVLPRAAVVQTQTFMARGARKQKRAVVASLSGEPVGPGRRALWQGRALRIPPVGPSILHCRVLHVDYSLKVCVDIPGTSKLLLELPLVIGTIPLHPFGSRSSSVGSRASFLLDWGLGALPERPEAPPEYSEVVAGGEAAAAGQSPFPPLQDADVNLEGPFFAYIQEFRYRPPPLYSEDPNPPSEAMRPRSMTC
- the ARRDC2 gene encoding arrestin domain-containing protein 2 isoform X1, coding for MLFDKVKAFVVQLDGASAGAEPVFSGGQAVAGRVLLELAGPARVGSLKLRARGRAHVHWTESRSAGSSTAYTQSYSERVEVVSHRATLLAPDTGETTTLPPGRHEFPFSFQLPPTLVTSFEGKHGSVRYCIKATLHRPWVPARRARKVFTVIEPVDINTPALLAPQAGALEKVARSWYSSRGLVSLSAKIDRKGYTPGEVIPVFAEIDNGSTRPVLPRAAVVQTQTFMARGARKQKRAVVASLSGEPVGPGRRALWQGRALRIPPVGPSILHCRVLHVDYSLKVCVDIPGTSKLLLELPLVIGTIPLHPFGSRSSSVGSRASFLLDWGLGALPERPEAPPEYSEVVAGGEAAAAGQSPFPPLQDADVNLEGPFFAYIQEFRYRPPPLYSEEDPNPPSEAMRPRSMTC